Proteins from a genomic interval of Streptomyces sp. NBC_00820:
- a CDS encoding sensor histidine kinase codes for MATEYGQGYGGQGHGPGYGGREYGERAHLLPAGLRAPVESRAWRELGYILLSLPVSITLFTWTVTMVSLGAGLLVTFVGIPVLAVALAGCRGFGVLERTRARGLLHVDVADPEPLRTRKPGVFAWMGAVLKSGTSWRHLLYALLQFPWAVFSFVVAVTFWSVGWSLLTYPLWFWVLPMYAGQGGIQLYGDAHHSVYLDNPFEITVTALTGLLFTLVTPWIIRALTTVDGLLVRGLLGPSRLSARVVELESDRGVVVDTAAADLRRIERDLHDGAQARLVNLAMGLGLAKEKLREDPRAAARMVEEAHGEVKTALQELRDLARGIHPAVLTDRGLDAALSSVASRCTVPVRVEVDLSARPAPAIEGIAYFTVCELLQNISKHSGARAASVDVWRAEDRLMLQVMDDGAGGADASHGSGLAGLSGRLDAVDGVLVVDSPPGGPTRVIAELPWRG; via the coding sequence ATGGCCACGGAGTACGGACAGGGGTACGGCGGACAGGGGCACGGACCGGGGTACGGCGGACGGGAGTACGGCGAGCGGGCGCACCTCCTGCCGGCCGGGCTGCGGGCGCCGGTGGAGTCGCGCGCCTGGCGCGAGCTCGGCTACATCCTGCTGAGCCTGCCGGTCTCGATCACGCTGTTCACCTGGACGGTGACCATGGTCTCGCTCGGTGCGGGCCTGCTGGTCACCTTCGTCGGCATCCCGGTGCTCGCGGTGGCCCTCGCCGGCTGCCGGGGCTTCGGGGTGCTGGAGCGGACCCGGGCGCGCGGGCTGCTCCACGTGGACGTGGCCGACCCGGAGCCCCTGCGGACCCGCAAGCCCGGGGTGTTCGCGTGGATGGGCGCGGTGCTGAAGAGCGGCACGTCGTGGCGGCATCTGCTGTACGCGCTGCTCCAGTTCCCCTGGGCGGTGTTCTCGTTCGTGGTGGCGGTCACCTTCTGGTCGGTGGGCTGGTCCCTGCTGACGTATCCGCTGTGGTTCTGGGTGCTCCCGATGTACGCCGGCCAGGGCGGCATCCAGCTGTACGGCGACGCGCACCACAGCGTCTACCTGGACAATCCGTTCGAGATCACGGTGACCGCGCTGACCGGACTGCTGTTCACGCTGGTCACGCCGTGGATCATCCGGGCGCTGACGACCGTGGACGGGCTGCTGGTGCGCGGGCTGCTCGGGCCCTCGCGACTGTCGGCGCGGGTGGTGGAACTGGAGTCGGACCGGGGGGTCGTGGTCGACACCGCCGCCGCCGACCTGCGCCGCATCGAGCGGGACCTGCACGACGGGGCCCAGGCCCGGCTGGTCAACCTGGCCATGGGACTGGGCCTGGCCAAGGAGAAGCTGCGGGAGGATCCGCGGGCGGCCGCGCGGATGGTGGAGGAGGCGCACGGCGAGGTGAAGACGGCGCTCCAGGAGCTGCGCGACCTCGCCCGGGGCATCCACCCGGCCGTCCTCACCGACCGCGGCCTCGACGCGGCACTGTCCTCCGTCGCCTCCCGCTGCACGGTCCCCGTGCGGGTGGAGGTCGACCTCTCCGCCCGGCCGGCACCGGCCATCGAGGGCATCGCCTACTTCACCGTCTGTGAGCTGCTGCAGAACATCAGCAAGCACAGCGGGGCACGCGCCGCCTCGGTCGACGTGTGGCGCGCGGAGGACCGGCTGATGCTCCAGGTCATGGACGACGGCGCCGGCGGCGCGGACGCCTCCCACGGCTCGGGCCTCGCGGGTCTGTCCGGTCGGCTGGACGCGGTGGACGGGGTCCTGGTGGTGGACTCCCCGCCCGGCGGCCCCACGCGTGTCATCGCGGAACTGCCCTGGCGGGGCTGA
- a CDS encoding sensor histidine kinase, with protein MTAPTSAAGRAADADRLPPARFAYDAYTWKEIAHLLLNLPVAVLGFTYVFSVVLVSGVLTLTVVGLPLLAACLLGARQLGKLERGRSRALLGVRVDEPTPLPLARGGGATQRLWMALKDPVAWRTLLYDFIRLPWGILTFCAVLVSLFVLWPVLPFIARGLANVDRAMVRGLLSPSDELERRIAELESDRGVVVDAAAADLRRIERDLHDGAQARLVNLAMGLGLAKEKLLEGQADEHVAAMVEEAHGEVKLALQELRDLARGIHPAVLTDRGLDAALSSVASRCTVPVRVTADLPARPAPAIEGIAYFTVSELLQNISKHSGARAASVEVWRAEERLLIQVRDDGRGGATLEGGSGMRGLAERLGAVDGLFVVDSPTGGPTVVTAELPWRDRKE; from the coding sequence ATGACCGCTCCCACCTCCGCCGCCGGCCGCGCCGCCGACGCCGACCGGCTGCCGCCCGCCCGGTTCGCCTACGACGCGTACACCTGGAAGGAGATCGCGCATCTCCTGCTGAACCTGCCGGTGGCGGTGCTCGGCTTCACGTACGTGTTCTCCGTGGTGCTGGTCAGCGGCGTCCTCACCCTCACGGTGGTCGGGCTGCCCCTGCTGGCCGCCTGTCTGCTGGGCGCCCGGCAGCTGGGCAAGCTGGAGCGGGGCCGGAGCCGGGCGCTGCTCGGGGTGCGGGTGGACGAGCCGACGCCGCTGCCGCTCGCCAGGGGCGGCGGGGCGACGCAGCGGCTGTGGATGGCGCTGAAGGACCCGGTGGCGTGGCGGACGCTGCTGTACGACTTCATCCGGCTGCCCTGGGGCATCCTCACCTTCTGCGCGGTGCTGGTCTCGCTGTTCGTGCTGTGGCCGGTACTGCCGTTCATCGCGCGCGGGCTCGCGAACGTGGACCGGGCGATGGTGCGCGGCCTGTTGTCGCCGTCGGACGAGCTGGAGCGGCGTATCGCCGAACTGGAGTCCGACCGCGGTGTCGTGGTCGACGCCGCCGCCGCCGACCTGCGCCGCATCGAGCGGGACCTGCACGACGGGGCCCAGGCCCGGCTGGTCAACCTGGCGATGGGGCTGGGCCTGGCCAAGGAGAAGCTGCTGGAGGGGCAGGCCGACGAGCATGTGGCGGCGATGGTGGAGGAGGCGCACGGCGAGGTGAAGCTCGCGCTCCAGGAGCTGCGCGACCTCGCCCGGGGCATCCACCCGGCCGTCCTCACCGACCGCGGCCTCGACGCGGCACTGTCCTCCGTCGCCTCCCGCTGCACGGTCCCGGTGCGGGTGACCGCCGATCTGCCCGCCCGGCCGGCACCGGCCATCGAGGGCATCGCCTACTTCACCGTCTCCGAGCTGCTCCAGAACATCAGCAAGCACAGCGGGGCCCGCGCCGCCTCCGTCGAGGTCTGGCGCGCGGAGGAACGGCTCCTCATCCAGGTCCGGGACGACGGCCGCGGCGGCGCCACGCTGGAGGGCGGCAGCGGGATGCGGGGCCTCGCCGAACGGCTGGGCGCGGTGGACGGCCTGTTCGTGGTCGATTCCCCGACCGGCGGCCCCACGGTCGTCACGGCGGAGCTGCCCTGGCGGGACCGCAAGGAGTGA
- a CDS encoding NADH-quinone oxidoreductase subunit A, which yields MRETLGDSTIAAESVAAGYFASYSVVGLIALVGVLFVAVAFGAGRLLRPVVPTPEKLLTYECGVDPVGEGWAHTQVRYYVYAFLYVIFAVDSIFLFPWATVFAAPGYGATTLVEMFIFLGFLAVGLLYAYKKGVLTWT from the coding sequence GTGCGGGAGACGTTGGGGGACTCGACGATCGCCGCTGAGAGCGTCGCGGCCGGTTACTTCGCGTCCTATTCGGTCGTGGGGCTGATCGCCCTGGTCGGCGTGCTCTTCGTCGCGGTCGCCTTCGGCGCCGGCCGCCTGCTGCGGCCCGTCGTGCCGACGCCCGAGAAACTCCTGACCTACGAGTGCGGCGTCGACCCCGTCGGCGAGGGCTGGGCCCACACCCAGGTCCGCTACTACGTCTACGCCTTCCTGTACGTGATCTTCGCGGTCGACTCGATCTTCCTGTTCCCCTGGGCGACGGTCTTCGCCGCCCCCGGCTACGGCGCGACGACCCTGGTGGAGATGTTCATCTTCCTGGGCTTCCTCGCCGTGGGCCTGCTGTACGCCTACAAGAAGGGCGTCCTGACATGGACGTGA
- a CDS encoding NADH-quinone oxidoreductase subunit B: MDVNPAVSEPVAAQPVPAEPVMLPEPKRLGTLARLAPEPMKVILNWGRRYSLWVFNFGLACCAIEFIAASMARHDFIRLGVIPFAPGPRQADLMIVSGTVTDKMAPAVKRLYEQMPEPKYVISFGACSNCGGPYWDSYSVTKGVDQIIPVDVYVPGCPPRPEALLQGILKLQEKIAHESLAERYGPSGSPRTSAAALQSGLVKPPVPAAPATPAAGSASDSASDSASASGEGDAR; this comes from the coding sequence ATGGACGTGAACCCGGCCGTCTCGGAGCCCGTGGCCGCGCAGCCCGTGCCGGCGGAGCCGGTGATGCTTCCCGAGCCGAAGCGCCTGGGCACCCTCGCCCGGCTCGCCCCCGAGCCGATGAAGGTGATCCTGAACTGGGGCCGCCGCTACTCGCTCTGGGTCTTCAACTTCGGCCTCGCCTGCTGCGCGATCGAGTTCATCGCCGCGTCGATGGCCCGCCACGACTTCATCCGCCTCGGCGTCATCCCCTTCGCGCCGGGCCCCCGCCAGGCCGACCTGATGATCGTCTCCGGCACGGTCACGGACAAGATGGCCCCGGCGGTCAAGCGCCTGTACGAGCAGATGCCGGAACCCAAGTACGTCATCTCCTTCGGCGCCTGCTCCAACTGCGGCGGCCCTTACTGGGACTCGTACTCCGTCACCAAGGGCGTCGACCAGATCATCCCGGTCGACGTGTACGTCCCCGGCTGCCCGCCCCGCCCCGAGGCGCTGCTCCAGGGCATCCTCAAGCTCCAGGAGAAGATCGCCCACGAGTCGCTGGCGGAGCGGTACGGGCCGTCCGGGTCCCCGAGGACGTCCGCGGCCGCCCTGCAGAGCGGTCTGGTGAAGCCTCCGGTTCCGGCGGCGCCCGCGACCCCCGCCGCTGGCTCCGCCTCCGACTCCGCCTCCGACTCCGCCTCCGCGTCCGGTGAGGGGGACGCGCGATGA
- a CDS encoding NADH-quinone oxidoreductase subunit C — MTTVGWLPAPAEELFGAEATAEESYDVLTVDVPPSAWLTALETARTTLSCTYFDWLSAVDEPGTGFRVSAHVVALHPVRRLLVRTTVPHGAPALPSAVGVYAGAAWHERETHEMFGVDFQGHPGLDHLLLPENFEGHPLRKDFVLAARVAKAWPGAKEPGESEHGGPKRRQMLPPGVPDPNEWGPLKGTLPAAPARPARGAGRAAGERPARAAAGERPVRRARTTAEGSASQAADTAAEAAAGAAGAAGAAGAAGAAGTPGAPGDAAAPAGTGAAARPRRTRSASEGSASQTAGPPQGAEERKPDAAGGDAPQAPAPAPARPRRARGASDGSASQRDHEPASAEPASAESEPAATEPAVNESAVTEPKSAESGPTVTEPAKAEPSAPATPARRSTAPRSSDAPWHHARPAFEQPESTPEPEAVRSDEPVTDATGATDATGATGATEPTEPTEPTDAPGTPKPVDNPGRSDHPEPPEQPENPDHPEPPTGGPQ, encoded by the coding sequence ATGACCACGGTCGGCTGGCTGCCCGCCCCCGCCGAGGAGCTCTTCGGCGCGGAGGCCACGGCCGAGGAGTCGTACGACGTCCTGACCGTGGACGTCCCGCCGTCTGCCTGGCTCACCGCCCTGGAGACGGCCCGTACGACACTGTCGTGCACCTACTTCGACTGGCTGAGCGCGGTCGACGAGCCGGGCACCGGTTTCCGCGTGTCCGCCCACGTCGTGGCCCTGCATCCGGTCCGCCGCCTGCTGGTGCGCACCACGGTCCCGCACGGGGCACCGGCCCTGCCGTCGGCCGTCGGCGTGTACGCGGGCGCGGCCTGGCACGAGCGCGAGACCCACGAGATGTTCGGGGTCGACTTCCAGGGCCACCCGGGGCTGGACCACCTCCTCCTCCCGGAGAACTTCGAGGGCCACCCCCTGCGCAAGGACTTCGTCCTCGCCGCCCGCGTCGCCAAGGCCTGGCCCGGCGCCAAGGAACCCGGCGAGTCCGAGCACGGCGGCCCCAAGCGCCGCCAGATGCTGCCTCCCGGCGTTCCCGACCCGAACGAGTGGGGCCCCCTCAAGGGCACCCTGCCCGCCGCCCCGGCCCGCCCGGCCCGGGGCGCGGGCCGCGCTGCCGGGGAACGCCCCGCACGCGCGGCGGCCGGCGAACGCCCGGTACGACGTGCCCGCACGACGGCGGAGGGCTCCGCGAGCCAGGCGGCCGACACCGCGGCCGAGGCTGCTGCTGGAGCTGCTGGAGCTGCTGGAGCTGCTGGAGCTGCTGGAGCTGCTGGGACGCCTGGGGCGCCCGGGGATGCGGCGGCACCGGCCGGGACCGGAGCCGCCGCCCGGCCGCGCCGGACGCGAAGCGCGAGCGAGGGCTCGGCGAGCCAGACCGCCGGGCCGCCGCAGGGCGCGGAGGAGCGGAAGCCGGACGCGGCCGGGGGCGACGCCCCGCAGGCACCGGCGCCCGCGCCGGCACGCCCCCGACGGGCGCGCGGTGCCTCCGATGGCTCGGCCTCGCAGCGGGACCACGAGCCCGCGTCGGCCGAGCCCGCGTCGGCCGAGTCCGAGCCTGCGGCAACTGAGCCTGCGGTGAACGAGTCAGCGGTGACCGAGCCGAAGTCGGCCGAATCCGGGCCGACGGTGACGGAACCCGCGAAGGCCGAGCCGTCCGCCCCCGCCACTCCCGCCCGCCGGAGCACGGCTCCGCGCAGCTCGGACGCCCCGTGGCATCACGCGCGCCCGGCGTTCGAGCAACCGGAATCGACCCCGGAACCGGAAGCCGTACGTTCCGACGAACCTGTCACGGACGCCACGGGTGCCACGGACGCCACGGGTGCCACGGGTGCCACGGAGCCCACGGAGCCCACGGAGCCCACGGACGCTCCCGGTACCCCCAAGCCCGTCGACAACCCCGGCCGCTCGGACCATCCCGAACCCCCCGAACAGCCCGAAAACCCCGACCACCCCGAACCCCCCACAGGAGGCCCGCAGTGA
- a CDS encoding complex I subunit 1/NuoH family protein yields the protein MNDVLDVALRLLVVFGVFLTFPLIIGQTEHKVMAHMQGRLGPMYAGGFHGWAQLVADGVKFAQKEDVVPANADRRVFQLAPAVALLPYLLVLLAIPIGPGAGAVGQVLDAGIFFVLAVMGVGVLGSLMAGWASANKFSLLGGLRTAAQLLAYELPMLLAAASVAMAAGTVSLPGILHAFHWWWVPWQIVGALVFFVAGLAELQRPPFDMPVADSEIIFGAYTEYTGLRFALFLLAEYAGIVVLCGLTTVLFLGGWHGPWGADGLGWVWTLLKTAVLAFIVIWLRVTYPRLREDQLQKLSWTLLVPLSLAQIALTGIVKVVIS from the coding sequence GTGAACGACGTGCTGGACGTCGCCCTGCGACTCCTGGTCGTGTTCGGCGTCTTCCTCACCTTCCCGCTGATCATCGGCCAGACCGAGCACAAGGTGATGGCCCACATGCAGGGCCGCCTCGGCCCGATGTACGCGGGCGGCTTCCACGGCTGGGCGCAGCTCGTCGCCGACGGCGTGAAGTTCGCGCAGAAGGAGGACGTGGTCCCGGCCAACGCCGACCGCCGCGTCTTCCAGCTGGCCCCCGCCGTGGCCCTGCTGCCGTACCTGCTCGTGCTGCTCGCCATCCCGATCGGCCCGGGCGCGGGCGCGGTCGGCCAGGTCCTGGACGCGGGCATCTTCTTCGTGCTCGCGGTGATGGGCGTCGGCGTGCTCGGCTCGCTGATGGCCGGCTGGGCCAGCGCGAACAAGTTCTCCCTGCTCGGCGGCCTGCGCACGGCCGCCCAGCTGCTCGCCTACGAGCTTCCGATGCTGCTCGCCGCGGCCTCCGTCGCCATGGCGGCCGGGACGGTCTCCCTCCCCGGCATCCTGCACGCCTTCCACTGGTGGTGGGTGCCCTGGCAGATCGTCGGCGCGCTGGTGTTCTTCGTGGCCGGTCTCGCGGAGCTGCAACGCCCGCCCTTCGACATGCCCGTCGCCGACTCGGAGATCATCTTCGGCGCGTACACCGAGTACACCGGCCTCAGGTTCGCCCTGTTCCTGCTCGCCGAGTACGCCGGCATCGTCGTCCTGTGCGGTCTGACCACCGTCCTCTTCCTGGGCGGCTGGCACGGTCCGTGGGGTGCCGACGGCCTGGGCTGGGTGTGGACCCTGCTGAAGACCGCGGTCCTCGCCTTCATCGTCATCTGGCTCCGCGTGACCTACCCCCGGCTGCGCGAGGACCAGCTCCAGAAGCTCTCCTGGACCCTCCTCGTCCCCCTCTCCCTCGCCCAGATCGCCCTCACCGGCATCGTCAAGGTGGTGATCTCCTAA
- a CDS encoding NuoI/complex I 23 kDa subunit family protein: protein MAPIPGSGLAKGLAVTLRTMTKKTVTEQYPDVQPELPPRTRGVIGLFEENCTVCMLCARECPDWCIYIDSHKETVPAATPGGRERSRNVLDRFAIDFSLCMYCGICIEVCPFDALFWSPEFEYAETDILELTHERDKLREWMWTVPAPPALDPGAEEPKEIAAARKAAEKLAAAQEAAAQEATAQTEPQESQEPQEPREPKEQEGDS, encoded by the coding sequence ATGGCTCCCATCCCCGGCTCCGGCCTCGCCAAGGGCCTGGCCGTCACCCTGCGCACGATGACGAAGAAGACGGTCACCGAGCAGTACCCGGACGTCCAGCCCGAACTGCCGCCCCGCACCCGCGGTGTGATCGGCCTGTTCGAGGAGAACTGCACGGTCTGCATGCTGTGCGCCCGTGAGTGCCCCGACTGGTGCATCTACATCGACTCCCACAAGGAGACGGTCCCGGCGGCCACCCCCGGCGGTCGCGAGCGCAGCCGCAACGTCCTCGACCGGTTCGCCATCGACTTCTCCCTGTGCATGTACTGCGGTATCTGCATCGAGGTCTGTCCCTTCGACGCCCTGTTCTGGTCCCCGGAGTTCGAGTACGCCGAGACCGACATCCTCGAACTCACCCACGAGCGCGACAAGCTCCGCGAGTGGATGTGGACCGTCCCGGCCCCGCCCGCCCTGGACCCCGGCGCGGAGGAGCCCAAGGAGATCGCCGCCGCCCGCAAGGCCGCCGAGAAGCTGGCCGCCGCGCAGGAAGCAGCCGCGCAGGAAGCCACCGCACAGACCGAGCCGCAGGAATCGCAGGAACCGCAGGAACCGCGGGAACCCAAGGAACAGGAGGGGGACTCGTGA
- a CDS encoding NADH-quinone oxidoreductase subunit J family protein, translated as MSLAAAQHGFLSPTGVEIAFLLVGLVTFGAALITVTTRQLVHAALWLVVTLGGLAVEYLLLTAEFIAWVQVLIYVGSVVVLLLFGLMLTRAPIGRSPDADSGNRWVALGVAVVAAGCLVWVVVDAFRATWIDLSGPAAGSTRVTGQSLFQYWVLPFEALSVLLLAALVGAIVLSRKAKAEAASGTAAPTATPASPATPVAPAGPVPTPGETEGAR; from the coding sequence GTGAGCCTCGCCGCAGCACAGCACGGCTTCCTGTCCCCGACCGGTGTCGAGATCGCCTTCCTGCTCGTCGGCCTCGTCACCTTCGGCGCCGCGCTCATCACCGTCACCACCCGGCAGCTGGTCCACGCCGCCCTGTGGCTGGTGGTCACGCTCGGCGGCCTGGCCGTCGAGTACCTCCTGCTCACCGCCGAGTTCATCGCCTGGGTGCAGGTACTCATCTACGTCGGCTCCGTCGTCGTCCTCCTCCTGTTCGGCCTGATGCTCACCAGGGCCCCGATCGGCCGCTCCCCGGACGCCGACTCCGGCAACCGCTGGGTCGCCCTCGGCGTCGCGGTCGTCGCCGCGGGCTGCCTGGTCTGGGTGGTCGTCGACGCCTTCCGCGCGACCTGGATCGACCTGAGCGGCCCGGCCGCCGGCTCCACCCGGGTCACCGGTCAGAGCCTGTTCCAGTACTGGGTGCTGCCCTTCGAGGCGCTCTCCGTCCTCCTCCTCGCGGCCCTGGTCGGCGCGATCGTCCTGTCCCGCAAGGCGAAGGCGGAAGCGGCCTCCGGCACCGCCGCGCCGACGGCGACCCCGGCCTCGCCGGCAACCCCGGTCGCCCCGGCCGGCCCCGTACCCACCCCCGGCGAGACGGAAGGCGCCCGCTGA
- the nuoK gene encoding NADH-quinone oxidoreductase subunit NuoK — MHLAYPAVLSALLFCTGLYGVLARRNAILVLMSVELMLNAVNLNLVAFDVWLSHAAQDTLHSGQALTLFTITIAAAEIGIGLAIVLAVYRNRGTSDIDKLRDTAEGPAAGPDTDAPGAEKAEATA; from the coding sequence ATGCACCTCGCCTACCCCGCCGTCCTCTCCGCCCTCCTCTTCTGCACCGGCCTGTACGGCGTCCTCGCCCGCCGCAACGCGATCCTGGTCCTGATGTCGGTCGAGCTGATGCTCAACGCCGTCAACCTCAACCTGGTCGCCTTCGACGTCTGGCTCAGCCACGCCGCCCAGGACACCCTGCACTCCGGCCAGGCGCTGACCCTGTTCACCATCACCATCGCCGCCGCCGAGATCGGCATCGGCCTCGCGATCGTGCTCGCCGTGTACCGCAACCGCGGCACCTCCGACATCGACAAGCTCCGCGACACCGCCGAGGGCCCCGCGGCCGGCCCCGACACCGACGCCCCCGGGGCCGAGAAGGCTGAGGCCACCGCGTGA
- a CDS encoding NADH-quinone oxidoreductase subunit 5 family protein: MTTTTLAVLVPVLPFLGAAAGLLLGRTAPGLVRPLAVLPALASLVLAALVAVRQGGGRAIDAHTLLTPTGSVPVDLALHIDGFAALVAVLVAFVATCVQVYSTGYLRDDPRYPSYAALVSLFTSAMLLVVYSGDLMVLLVGWEVMGICSYFLVGHYWETPEARAASIKAFLVTKLGDVPFLIGLFALGTDAGSFRITRILGAVASGGLHHPTLIALLLLAGVAGKSAQFPLHTWLPDAMAGPTPVSALIHAATMVAAGVYFVARLLPVFEASQAAMVVLAVMAAVTMIGSGLAALAQDDIKRVLAYSTIGQLGYMTGALAVGDRGAAVFHLLSHGAFKALLFLAAGVVIHASGTNSLAAMSRMSHLRDRIPDAYWTMTVALLALAAIPPFSGFFSKESVLGAAEHVADGHTDHAPGAAGWIVLVAGLLTALLTAAYATRLWLLAFRGRGAEAPDHGRQPLSMTVVLWVLAVPSLAFGGLAYRSLPGWFDGVALAPTLLTSILGTGLALVGGLLTYGTWQRTRALAARVAAAPAPSFEWEHLQGEAAAHPEGDASLVEAHALAEREPTYPGLAHAPDPGRLLLGPLYRPAAAGFHLDAVYAALFVRPVLAGASLVRFLDREVVDTYVRGAAALPRVLGAAVRRAQTGNVQTYVSALLAGTVVLTVAVLLFASGA, from the coding sequence GTGACCACGACCACCCTCGCCGTCCTCGTCCCCGTCCTGCCCTTCCTGGGCGCCGCGGCCGGCCTGCTCCTGGGCCGAACCGCGCCCGGACTCGTCCGCCCGCTCGCCGTACTCCCGGCCCTGGCCTCCCTGGTGCTGGCCGCACTGGTCGCCGTACGCCAGGGCGGCGGCCGGGCCATCGACGCCCACACGCTGCTGACGCCCACCGGCTCGGTCCCGGTCGACCTGGCCCTGCACATCGACGGCTTCGCCGCGCTCGTCGCCGTCCTGGTCGCCTTCGTCGCGACCTGCGTGCAGGTCTACTCGACGGGCTACCTGCGCGACGACCCGCGCTACCCCTCCTACGCGGCCCTCGTCTCCCTGTTCACCTCCGCGATGCTCCTCGTCGTCTACTCGGGCGACCTGATGGTGCTGCTGGTCGGCTGGGAGGTCATGGGCATCTGCTCCTACTTCCTGGTCGGCCACTACTGGGAGACCCCGGAGGCCCGCGCCGCCTCCATCAAGGCCTTCCTGGTCACCAAGCTCGGCGACGTGCCGTTCCTCATCGGCCTGTTCGCCCTCGGCACCGACGCCGGGTCCTTCCGCATCACCCGGATCCTCGGCGCCGTGGCGAGCGGCGGACTGCACCACCCGACCCTCATCGCCCTGCTGCTCCTCGCGGGTGTGGCCGGCAAGTCGGCCCAGTTCCCGCTGCACACCTGGCTCCCGGACGCCATGGCGGGCCCGACGCCCGTCTCGGCGCTGATCCACGCGGCGACCATGGTCGCCGCCGGTGTCTACTTCGTCGCGCGCCTCCTCCCGGTCTTCGAGGCCTCCCAGGCCGCGATGGTCGTCCTCGCCGTGATGGCCGCCGTCACGATGATCGGCTCCGGCCTCGCCGCCCTCGCCCAGGACGACATCAAGCGCGTCCTCGCCTACTCGACGATCGGCCAGCTCGGCTACATGACGGGCGCCCTCGCCGTCGGCGACCGCGGCGCCGCCGTCTTCCACCTCCTGTCGCACGGCGCCTTCAAGGCGCTGCTGTTCCTCGCCGCCGGCGTGGTCATCCACGCCTCCGGCACCAACTCGCTGGCCGCCATGTCCCGGATGAGTCACCTGCGCGACCGCATCCCGGACGCCTACTGGACGATGACCGTGGCGCTGCTCGCGCTCGCCGCGATCCCGCCCTTCAGCGGCTTCTTCTCCAAGGAGTCCGTCCTCGGCGCCGCCGAACACGTCGCCGACGGCCACACCGACCACGCGCCCGGCGCGGCGGGCTGGATCGTCCTGGTCGCGGGGCTGCTCACCGCCCTGCTCACCGCCGCGTACGCCACCCGGCTGTGGCTGCTGGCCTTCCGCGGCCGGGGCGCCGAAGCCCCCGATCACGGTCGTCAGCCCCTGTCCATGACCGTGGTGCTGTGGGTGCTCGCCGTGCCGTCCCTGGCCTTCGGCGGCCTCGCCTACCGCTCGCTGCCCGGCTGGTTCGACGGCGTGGCCCTGGCCCCGACACTCCTCACCTCCATCCTCGGCACCGGCCTCGCCCTGGTCGGAGGCCTGCTCACCTACGGCACCTGGCAGCGCACCCGGGCGCTCGCCGCCCGCGTCGCGGCGGCCCCCGCGCCCTCCTTCGAGTGGGAGCACCTCCAGGGCGAGGCGGCCGCGCACCCTGAGGGCGACGCGAGCCTGGTCGAGGCGCACGCCCTCGCCGAGCGGGAGCCGACCTACCCCGGCCTCGCTCACGCGCCCGACCCCGGCCGGCTGCTGCTCGGCCCGCTGTACCGGCCCGCGGCCGCCGGCTTCCACCTGGACGCCGTGTACGCCGCGCTGTTCGTCCGCCCGGTCCTCGCCGGCGCGAGCCTCGTCCGGTTCCTCGACCGCGAGGTCGTCGACACCTACGTACGCGGCGCGGCCGCGCTGCCCCGGGTGCTCGGAGCCGCCGTACGGCGGGCCCAGACCGGCAATGTCCAGACCTATGTGAGCGCGCTGCTCGCCGGCACCGTCGTCCTGACGGTCGCCGTCCTCCTCTTCGCCTCAGGAGCGTGA